AGCGCAGCGGCGTGATGCATAGCAGTTGTTTGTTGTCAGGATACGTATGTCCACCTGTCCACCCATTCGCCAGCACCCAACTATCCACGCAATGAGCTTCAAAAACTTCCGCCATCTTTCGCTTCGTCTTTTTAAGCCCAATCCCATCCCGGAGCTCCTTGGTCTCGTAACCCTGCTTGGTTTCCACCTGTGCTATCGTCTTCAGTTCGTCGTAAAACCATTGAAGGAGTACAGGGATGTACGACGCCCCCCTAGCGACGATGCGAAGTGAAACGGCGCACGGAACGCGAGGGCCGCATTACTTTCGTTTCGCCATGGATTCGCGTTTTGCGTCATTGGCCAGCACCGTCTCGACCAAATTCGATAGCGTTCTGTTTTCCCCCTTAGCCAACGCTTGAAGTTGATTTTTGAGCTCAGAATCGATACGAACATTGAGTAACTCCCTAGCCATTTGATAGCACCATACAATGGTTGTACAGTTGACGTATGATAATACAATGCGCCTATAAGTTCAGGTTTTACCCAACGCCCACGCAAAAGCGGCAATTGGCCCTTGAGTTTGGCCATGCCCGTTATGTGTGGAATTGGGCCTTGGAAACCCGAACGAAGGCGTATCAAGCGCAGGGGGAGTCGTCGAATACTATAAGTCTTAGTCGCCAATTGACGGCACTGAAAAAGACGCAATGCCCCTGGTTGAGCGAAGCCACCGCTAGTTGCCATACCCAAAAGCTCAGGGACCAAGATACGGCCTTCAGGAACTTTTTCGCAGGTCGAGCGAAGTATCCCCGCTTTAAGAAGCGCCACCACACGCAATCGGTACGCTATCAGTTGGACCAACGCCATGTGGCGAAGAACTTCAACGCTGAAAGCAAGCTGTTGAAGCTGCCCAAGCTTGGCAGAGTTAAGTTGAGATGGTCCCGTGGTATCGAGGGCATCCCCAAGATGGTCACGGTCAGCCAAGCCCCGGCGGGCCGTTACTTCGTTAGCCTGACCTGCGAGGTGGAGATTCTCCCCTTGCCTGTGCGAAGGAACGCTATCGGCGTGGATGTGGGGGTTAAGGATGTGGTCATTACTTCCGAAGGCTGGAAGTCGGGTGCGCCCAAATACACCTATCACTATGCCCGGCAATTGAAAATGGCCCAGCGTCGTTTGAGCAAGAAGTGTAAGGGCTCTCACCGGAGGCGCAGGCAACAAGTGCGCGTTGCCCGAATCCATGCCCGGATTAAGGACAGCCGCCGGGATTTTTTGCACCAAATTTCCTCCACGCTCATCCACGAGAACCCAGTGATCTGCCTGGAGGATTTGAATATCCAAGGGATGCTGCGAAACCGCCGCCTGAGCAAAGCCGTTGCCGATTGCGGGCTGTATGAGCTCAGACGGCAAATGGAGTACAAGGCCGCCTGGTATGGCCGTGATGTGTTGATCGCGGACCGCTGGGCACCCACCAGTAAAACCTGATCGGCGTGTGGGACTGTTCATGATAGGGATATCAATGCGGCCAAGAATGTTTTGTTTTTTGGTACGGCGGGGAGCGCCGGAACCTCTAAAGCGCGTGGAGCGGTAAAACCCCCAAGGGCCATGGCCTAGCCACCGCCCGAGGACTGCTGAGAAACGCGAATTCTCCAGACTAACAAGGTGAGGTGGGACCGAACCGCAGTCAGTCATGGCGAAACTCCAAGCTGAGTCCTTATACATGATAAACTAACAATATGAAGCAAGTTGCTTTGGCGATAGTGATATTTTATGTGCTGCCATTAGAGGTTCAAGCGATAGGAGCGGTGGATCTTTATGAAGCCCAGGTGCCTGTAAGTAATCAAACCCCCGAGGAGCAGGCGAGGGCGGTGAAAGAGGCTTTTCAAAAGGTGTTATTGAAAGTGATGGGAAACCGGCGTACCTTGGCTCGCGCACCCCTTGCCTTGTTGCTTGAGAAGTCCTCCAGTTTGGTTCAGAAATTTCGCTATAATGCTTCTGATGAGGAAAACGGTGCGGCGACCTTTTGGGTTCGTTTTGACCCACTGGGTGTAGAGCAATTGTTACGGCAGAAAGCGCTGCCCGTATGGGGCCAGGTCCGTCCTATTTTATTGTTATGGGTTGCGATTGAAGAAGGCAGGCACCGCTATTTGGTAGATGCAGACGGCAATTTGCCTGCTGCCGAAATCCTGGAAGAGCAAGCAGGAGTACGGGGGATGCCCGTGATTTTACCTCTTTGGGATTTAGAGGATCGATCCCAGCTGTCTTTCAGCGATATTTGGGGTAATTTCCCTGAGCCTATACTGGCTGCTTCCAAGCGCTATCCCGCTTCGGTACAGTTAGTGGGGCGTTTGTCGCGCCAGAGTGAGGATGATTGGCAGGCCCGTTGGACTCTTTACGGCGTTGATAAAGCGCGAGACTGGCGGGTTAATGGCGAGTTTGAACAGGTGTTGCGTGCTGGTATCGATAAATCAGTAGACACGATTGCTGCCCAGATAGTGCCGGCTACCGGGAATAATTCACTATCCTCGGTGCAGGTTAGGGTGACCGGAGTAACCTCGTTTATGGATTATGCTCGTCTCTTCTCTTATCTCAGCAGCCTTAGTCAAGTGATCACCATGGAGCCAGTACAATTATCCCGGGCAGAAGCAAAATTTAGGCTTGAATTGCGGGGAAAGGCCGAGGGGTTAGCCACTTCCATCCGCTTTGGGAGGGTTTTGGTGCGAGCAACGGAAGGTATGGGCACAAACATAGAGCCGAATCACATGGAATTGAATTATCGGCTATTACCTTAATCTTGAATAGTTATTTTGAATCTGGCTAGAAGGAAAGAAAACAGAAAGCAATGTCAACCTGGTCCTCATGGCTGATGGTGGAGGGGAGAGCGCCCTCCTGACTTGAGGCGAAGACTATAGCGGTATTATGCAAGTAAGAGATATCCCTAACCTTCTTACTGGAATACGCATCTTATTAGTGGTGCCGCTCATCTATGCGCTGCTGGAAGAAAACTATTTGCTTGCTTTATGGGTTATTTTTGTGGCGGGCATTTCCGACGGTTTAGATGGATTTCTTGCCAAGCATTATCATTGGCAGAGTAGACTTGGCTCAATCCTTGACCCTCTAGCCGATAAGTTGTTGTTAATATCGAGCTTTATCATGCTAGCTTGGCTGGGCCATCTGCCCTATTGGCTGATGTTGTTAGCTCTTGGCAGGGATTTGGCCATTGTGTTAGGCGGCATTAGCTATCATTTTTTTATTGGCCCTTTTGAAATGGAGCCCGTTCCACTCAGCAAGCTGAACACATTATGTCAAGTATTATTGGTTATGGCTGTTATAATCGCCCAGTTACCAGGATTGGACATTCTCCAATTAACGGATTGGCTTATCTATTTAGTGGCGCTTACTACTATTTTAAGCGGTATGCAATATATTTGGCATTGGGGAGGGCGGGCTTGGCGGTTGAACAGAACCCAAAAAACAAACGCTGAATCTCGCCGGCGACGGCCGCAAAGCACAAATCACGGGTGAGGGATTTCGCGCTTGGTTACTCAGCAACTTCCTCTGCCCATTGGGGATTCCGGTGCTCCCAGTTTTGAGAATTATTATCTCGCTGCGGCCAACCGCGAGTCTGTTGCAGCGGTAGAACGCTGCGGGCAAGGAAAAGGAGATCGTTTTCTTTGCCTCCGAGGACCTTCGGGGGTAGGAAAAACTCACTTATTGCTTGCTGCTTGTCAGATCGCGGCCCAAAAGGGTGAGCGGGTTGCTTATGTTCCCTTGAAACGGGCCGTTATCATGGCGCCCGAAATTCTGGGGGGATTGGAGGTTGCCGCCTTCGTTGCCATTGATGATATCGATCATATTGCCGGTTACCGTCATTGGGAAGAGTCCTTGCTTCACCTTTATAATCTCCTGCAGGAGGGGCGAGGCCGGCTCCTGCTGGCTTCCACCGATAAACCTAGTACGCTCCATTGGCTTTTGCCCGATCTCCGCTCCCGCTTAGGATGGGGGCTGGGTTATCAGCTCCAGCCCTTGGACGATCATCAAAAGCATGCCGCGTTACAATTCCAGGCCGCGAAAAGAGGCTTGGAGTTGCCAGATGAGGTAGCAGGTTTTTTATTACGCCATAGCGAGCGGGATATGCACTCTTTGAGCAGTATACTGGCACAGTTAGAGCGTGCCTCCATGGCGGCTCAGAGGCGGCTGACTGTTCCTTTTGTACGGCAAGTTTTAGACATATAACCCCGTTAACCACAATAGGGCTTTTCATTTTGTTGTTTCGAACCCCACCTCTGCGTTTAACGCTTCTTGTGCCAGGACTTGCTCAGGCGCTAGAAGCAAGAGCCATAGAGGGGGAGGGGGCGCGGCTACCTTTTCTGGAATGCATCATAGGACAGGCAGACGTAGAGGCGCTTACCACACCACTGTATGAAACTTTGCTCTTTGCTTTATTTGGCATTTCTCAATCAGGAACGATGGATGTTCCCTTGGCGCCACTAATGTATTCCTGGGATAAGGGGGGTGGCTCCCCTGAGCCGGGGTGGTGGTTACGGGCAGATCCCGTCTGTTTGCACCCTGATCGGGATCGGCTCGTGCTTTTTGGACCCTCTCACCTACAGTTGAGCAGAACTGAGTCCCAGTCCTTAGCAAAGAGGGTGGCGCCCTTATTTACTGAATATGGTTGGCAATTTCAGGCCCTAGAGCCAGATCGCTGGTATCTTCGGTTGCCCCAGCCGGAGCAGGTTACTTTTACCGCTTTGACTGCGCTCGAGGGAAAGTATATTGAGCCAGGACTTCCCTCGGGCCCCAATAGTTCCCGTTGGCGGACTCTGCTCAATGAAATCCAGATGCTCCTCCATGATTGCCCTATCAATCTCGAGCGAGAGAAGCAGGGGCTTCCGTTGGCGAATAGTGTATGGTTTTGGGGGGCGGGGGAAGCGCCATCATACCCCATTCCGCCTCTGTGGCGGCAGATTGGTTGGGACCACAATCCCCTTCTTCAAGCCTTGGCTGCTTATTGCGAGATTCCAGGCAGACCTGTGCCGGAAGGGGCTACAGTCTGGTTGGCACAAAATTCAACCATACCGGGTGACTATTTGGTGGGATTGGATTCTTTATTGCACACACCAGACTCTTTCCCTTGTGCTGGAGCTTTGCAAGCATTGGAAGAGAACTGGTTTAGCATTTTATACGCGGCCTTACGCAACAGACAGTTAGCCAGCTTAACCTTCTATCCGATGAATGGGTATCGCTATCATTTAACTTGGCAGCGAAGCTGGCGTTTATGGCGGCGTCCGCGCTCTCTTATAAAAAGCGTGGGGGGTTAAGTCCCTACAAATAAAAATTCAAGTACTAAACGATTATTAATGGCGGAGAAAGTTCTCAAACAGCGGCCTGTTAACGAGCTTGAATGGCCAGAGGCAATCCATCCGATATTA
This sequence is a window from Nitrosococcus oceani ATCC 19707. Protein-coding genes within it:
- a CDS encoding DUF2066 domain-containing protein, translating into MKQVALAIVIFYVLPLEVQAIGAVDLYEAQVPVSNQTPEEQARAVKEAFQKVLLKVMGNRRTLARAPLALLLEKSSSLVQKFRYNASDEENGAATFWVRFDPLGVEQLLRQKALPVWGQVRPILLLWVAIEEGRHRYLVDADGNLPAAEILEEQAGVRGMPVILPLWDLEDRSQLSFSDIWGNFPEPILAASKRYPASVQLVGRLSRQSEDDWQARWTLYGVDKARDWRVNGEFEQVLRAGIDKSVDTIAAQIVPATGNNSLSSVQVRVTGVTSFMDYARLFSYLSSLSQVITMEPVQLSRAEAKFRLELRGKAEGLATSIRFGRVLVRATEGMGTNIEPNHMELNYRLLP
- the hda gene encoding DnaA regulatory inactivator Hda: MVTQQLPLPIGDSGAPSFENYYLAAANRESVAAVERCGQGKGDRFLCLRGPSGVGKTHLLLAACQIAAQKGERVAYVPLKRAVIMAPEILGGLEVAAFVAIDDIDHIAGYRHWEESLLHLYNLLQEGRGRLLLASTDKPSTLHWLLPDLRSRLGWGLGYQLQPLDDHQKHAALQFQAAKRGLELPDEVAGFLLRHSERDMHSLSSILAQLERASMAAQRRLTVPFVRQVLDI
- a CDS encoding CDP-alcohol phosphatidyltransferase family protein, whose product is MQVRDIPNLLTGIRILLVVPLIYALLEENYLLALWVIFVAGISDGLDGFLAKHYHWQSRLGSILDPLADKLLLISSFIMLAWLGHLPYWLMLLALGRDLAIVLGGISYHFFIGPFEMEPVPLSKLNTLCQVLLVMAVIIAQLPGLDILQLTDWLIYLVALTTILSGMQYIWHWGGRAWRLNRTQKTNAESRRRRPQSTNHG